In Fluviispira sanaruensis, a genomic segment contains:
- a CDS encoding CheR family methyltransferase, which produces MGVNSFTPEEREQIYAMAENMTGNCQQGSYRRDIIISNILRRVQVKKAENLQAYLQAAIANDEEFAQLLSAFTIHTTEWFRELPHYKKFETILSERFKGIKKFRMQSGGCSTGEEVYSFSIVLESFRNLHPGFDFEFQAFDIDPVSVNLAKKAIYPMKDFNKIPANYQNLVKKIANEDSFAPDANIKAKTRFFTDNLVKLQSLPPSFEAVVCRNVLIYFTPDKVKEIIGKLVERLVKGGVLIIGHSDSVDAKAFNLKSLGNSMFEKL; this is translated from the coding sequence ATGGGTGTTAATTCGTTTACTCCTGAAGAAAGAGAACAGATATATGCCATGGCAGAAAATATGACTGGAAACTGTCAGCAAGGTTCTTATAGACGAGATATTATTATCTCGAATATTTTGCGAAGAGTCCAAGTAAAAAAAGCTGAAAATTTACAAGCATATTTACAAGCAGCCATAGCAAATGATGAAGAGTTTGCTCAACTCCTAAGTGCTTTTACCATTCACACAACAGAGTGGTTCCGCGAACTTCCGCATTATAAAAAATTTGAAACAATACTGTCTGAAAGATTTAAAGGAATTAAAAAATTTAGGATGCAATCAGGCGGATGCTCAACAGGTGAAGAAGTCTATTCATTTAGCATCGTGCTCGAATCTTTTAGAAATTTACATCCTGGTTTTGATTTTGAATTTCAAGCTTTTGATATTGATCCCGTTTCTGTTAATTTAGCTAAAAAAGCTATTTATCCGATGAAAGATTTTAATAAAATTCCAGCAAATTATCAAAATTTAGTGAAAAAAATTGCTAATGAAGATAGTTTTGCTCCCGATGCAAATATTAAAGCTAAAACCCGTTTCTTTACCGATAATTTAGTAAAGTTACAAAGTCTGCCTCCATCGTTCGAAGCAGTTGTCTGCCGGAATGTTCTTATTTATTTTACTCCAGATAAAGTAAAAGAAATAATTGGTAAACTTGTTGAGAGGCTTGTTAAAGGCGGAGTATTAATCATTGGACACAGTGACAGCGTAGATGCAAAGGCATTTAACTTAAAATCACTTGGTAACTCAATGTTTGAAAAACTTTAA
- a CDS encoding NAD(P)/FAD-dependent oxidoreductase: MNNKMTSAHIVIVGAGFAGINAAKQLGKYKEIQVTLLDKKNYHLFQPLLYQVAMAGLSPAEIASPIRSILAKCVNINVTLGNVTKINLQNQKVKTEFKEYKYDYLILACGATHSYFGKDEWEEFAPGLKSIEQATEIRRRVLTAFELAERESDPKKIREYLTFIVVGGGPTGVELAGSLSEMAHYTLNKEFKNIDLKSTSIILIEAGERILASFSPDLSEQAKKDLVSIGVTVKTGTRVSSIDSQGVHIGKEFIPSRTVIWAAGVQPSSTGALLGCELDRAGRVIVTPFLHLPEHKNVFVLGDQASVLGKDQRPLPGLAPVAIQQGIHTAKNIMRSCEGKELLAFSYFDKGQMATIGRGRAISEFSGYKAHGKIAWIAWLFIHILYLVGFRNKVFVFFQWLWSYITFGRGARLITKQEWKNHDN, encoded by the coding sequence ATATAAAGAAATTCAAGTGACTTTATTAGATAAAAAAAATTATCATTTATTTCAACCTTTATTATATCAAGTCGCTATGGCAGGATTGAGCCCTGCAGAAATCGCTTCCCCTATTCGATCAATTTTGGCAAAATGTGTAAATATAAATGTCACATTAGGCAACGTAACAAAAATTAATTTACAAAATCAAAAAGTTAAAACAGAATTCAAAGAATATAAATACGATTACCTTATCCTCGCGTGTGGCGCAACTCACAGTTATTTTGGTAAAGATGAATGGGAAGAATTCGCTCCGGGTTTAAAAAGCATTGAGCAAGCAACTGAAATCCGAAGAAGAGTACTTACAGCCTTTGAACTTGCAGAAAGAGAAAGTGATCCCAAAAAGATAAGAGAATATCTCACTTTTATCGTGGTTGGGGGAGGGCCAACTGGAGTTGAACTCGCAGGCTCTCTTTCAGAAATGGCACACTATACGTTAAATAAAGAGTTTAAAAATATTGATTTAAAAAGCACGAGTATCATCTTAATTGAAGCAGGAGAGCGAATTCTCGCAAGTTTTTCTCCAGATCTTTCAGAACAAGCCAAAAAAGATCTTGTAAGTATCGGTGTGACAGTTAAAACAGGCACGCGAGTGAGCTCAATTGACAGCCAAGGCGTGCACATAGGCAAAGAGTTTATTCCATCAAGAACAGTTATTTGGGCTGCGGGCGTACAGCCATCCTCTACTGGGGCTCTGCTTGGCTGTGAGTTAGATAGAGCGGGCAGAGTTATTGTCACCCCATTTTTGCATTTACCTGAGCACAAAAATGTATTTGTGCTCGGTGACCAAGCAAGTGTCCTTGGCAAAGATCAACGCCCCCTTCCTGGCCTTGCACCAGTCGCTATTCAGCAAGGGATTCACACTGCCAAAAATATAATGAGAAGCTGTGAAGGAAAAGAACTCTTAGCATTTTCATATTTTGATAAGGGACAGATGGCTACTATCGGCAGAGGACGTGCTATTTCAGAGTTTTCTGGTTATAAGGCGCATGGAAAAATTGCATGGATTGCATGGTTATTTATTCATATTTTATATTTAGTTGGCTTTCGCAATAAAGTTTTTGTATTTTTTCAATGGCTCTGGTCATATATTACTTTTGGCAGAGGGGCTCGCTTGATAACGAAACAAGAATGGAAAAACCACGATAATTAA